One Bacteroidota bacterium genomic window, GCTACTTTAATAAAATCAGGAATATTTTGCGGGCCGGGTAGTACATCGGTTATTAAAAGCCTTGCTGCGTTACTTCCGATATCAATTGCTGCCAGTCTCAATAGGTTTTAATTTTTGGTAAAGATATTGATAGGTTTCCACCTGCGAACGGATTTTCTTCTTACCGTTTTGCACATAGTCATTTGACAGATCATTGGTGAACCATCTCGCCTTTACATTATCGTGCAACTGGATATTGAGAATGTCAATCAATTCTTTTTTCAATTCTTCATGATAGATGGGGCATGTTACTTCCACCCGGTGATCAAGATTGCGGGTCATAAAATCAGCAGATGATATAAATACTTTTGGATTATGCTTATTATTAAACACCCAAATTCTTGCATGTTCAAGATATTCATCAACGATACTTATAGCCGTTACCCTGTTCTCAAATTTTGCATTTTGCGTAAGCATAGAACAGACACCACGAATAATAAGTTTGATCTCTACACCCGCTTTAGCTGCTTCATACAATTTATTGATCAGTTCTTCATCGCTTAGTGAATTCATTTTTAAGATTATGCCGGCATGATTTTTTTTCTTATGGGCAAATTTGATTTCATTATCAATAAGACGAAGCAATTCTTTACGAACATACCATGGGCTTGGTATAATAGTGGTACAATCTTTTAACAATTGTGTATTTCGGGGGTCATCAATAAATCCAAACACACGATTTACATCTGCCATTATTTTTTGATTAGAGGTAAGCAAAAAATGATCAGCATATACTCTCGCTGTTTTTTCATTTAGGTTTCCTGTGCCTACAAAACCGTAAAGAATATTTTGTTCGGCTGTTCGTTTTCTTATCACACAGATCTTGCTATGCACTTTCATGTTCTGGATACCAATCAGCACTTTCACCCCCTCATCTTCCAGTCTTTCTTTCCATTCCAGGTTGGCTTCTTCATCAAATCGTGCAGTAAGCTCAAGCATTACCGTAACATTTTTACCATTTCTTACCGCATTTATCAATGCATTGATGATCTTTGATTGTGAGGCTAAACGATAACAGGTAATTTTTATTGAAGTCACATCGGGATCGATTGCTGCTTCACGCAGCAGATCAATGATCGGGTTAAAAGAATGATAGGGAACATGGA contains:
- the ppk1 gene encoding polyphosphate kinase 1, with amino-acid sequence MQPEKKKLNPRDISWLSFNERVLQEAADHTVPLRERVRFLGIFSNNMDEFFRVRVATLKRMVELGNKANMHLESDADGILDQIQLTVLNQQSEFNRIWAGVTEELQKQKIHLTTENELNEEQKEFVRNYYDEEISPNVIPLMIESIPNFPNLNDRSIYLGVVMWKRESPLKKKYAIIEVPRVIDRFIKLPSSKADEHNIMLLEDAIRFNLPEIFSYFGYDQYNAAIFKVTRDAEIDIDNDISTSIIQKIEKGLKNRKKGKTVRFVYDREMDPGLLEFLIRRLNLSKKDNLIPGGRIHNFRNFMDFPEDVFKNKSRRRKAFDHPLLTERRVSDVIMEKDILIHVPYHSFNPIIDLLREAAIDPDVTSIKITCYRLASQSKIINALINAVRNGKNVTVMLELTARFDEEANLEWKERLEDEGVKVLIGIQNMKVHSKICVIRKRTAEQNILYGFVGTGNLNEKTARVYADHFLLTSNQKIMADVNRVFGFIDDPRNTQLLKDCTTIIPSPWYVRKELLRLIDNEIKFAHKKKNHAGIILKMNSLSDEELINKLYEAAKAGVEIKLIIRGVCSMLTQNAKFENRVTAISIVDEYLEHARIWVFNNKHNPKVFISSADFMTRNLDHRVEVTCPIYHEELKKELIDILNIQLHDNVKARWFTNDLSNDYVQNGKKKIRSQVETYQYLYQKLKPIETGSN